The nucleotide window GGTTCAGATCGAACAGCGGCTGCGCAATCTGGTAGGGGAACTCTCCGGCCTCCCAGTAGTCGGCAAGCAGCGGCTGGACCTGCTCGTCCAGCACCTTGCGCAGCCGCCCCAGCACCGCGAGTTCATTCTCGGTTAGCAGGGATGAGAAGCCGTACTGGTCCGACGGGTAGAACCGTCCCGCCGCGGCTCCGGTTCGTACGTCTGCGGTCACGCTCATGCCTTTTTCCCAGTCTCGAGGCCCAGCAGCTTCACGGCGTTGGCCTTCAGGATTTTCGGCCGGACTTCATCCTTCAGCGGCAGGTCGGCGAATGCGCTGAGCCATTTCTGCGGGGTAATCAGCGGGTAGTCCGTGCCGAAGAGGACCTTGTCCTGCAGCACGGAGTTGGACATTTTGACCAGTGACTCCGGGAAGTACTTCGGGGACCATCCGGAGAGGTCGATGTAGACGTTTGCCTTGTGCGTGGCAATCGAATTCGCCTCGTCCTGCCAGGGCACCGAGGGGTGGGCCATGATGATCTGGAACTCCGGGAAGTCCGCAGCGACGGCGTCGAGCAGCAGCGGGTTGGAATAGGCCAACTTGATGCCGTAGCCGCCGGGCAGTCCGGCACCCATGCCGTTCTGGCCGGTGTGGAAGATTGCCGGCAGACCGATTTCCTGCAGCACCTCCCAGAGAGGGTAGTATTGCTCATCGCTCGGGTCGAAGCCCTGCAGGCTGGGGTGGAATTTGAAGCCGCGCACCCCGTAGTCGCCGGCCAGCCGCTTGGCCCGGTCGATCGCGTCCGCACCGGTCAGCGGGTCGACGGAGCCAAACGGGATCAGCACGTCATTGTTCCGCGCCGCGCCCTCGACCATGTCCTCGATGCTGTTGGGTTCGCGCTTGAGCTTGGTGCGCGCGTCGACGGTGAAGACGACGGCGGCCATGTTCAGCCCGCGGTAGGTTTCCGCGATGCTGTCCAGGGACGGCGTGCGCTCCTCGGCCTTGAAGTACTTGCTCGACGCGTCGTTCAGCGCCGGAGGCAGGGACACGTGGCCGCAGCTGTCGATCTCCACATGCACGTGCATGTCGACCGCTTCAATCGCCCCGGCGTCGATCCCGAGTTCGTATGCCGTCGCCGCCATGTTTACTTGGCTCCCGCTGCTTCGGGCTGCAGGTCGGCGGGCAGTTCCGGGAACTCCTCGCCCACGCTCTGCAGCCGCTCGCCGAAGAGATCATCGAACCGCTCGACCAGTTCCTCGTAGCTCCAGCCGCCGTCCTTGTACTCGGTGGCCACGGCCTCCGGGTGCGACCACAGCTGCAGGCGGTCGCCGCCGACACCGATCGCTTGGCCGGTCACCTTGGCCGCGGCGTCGGAGGCGAGGAAGGCCACCAGGCCGGCAACGTCGTCGGCCGTTCCAAAGCCCAGGTCCTTGCGGAAGAAGTCCGGCATGGCCTCGCCGCGCTCGTCGGCCTCCACAGCCTTCTGGAAGAACGGCACGGTCTTGGTCATGGCCGTCGCCGCCACCGGAATGATGGCGTTGGCGGTGACGCCGGCCTTCTTCATTTCCAGCGCCCAAGTGCGCACCATACCGACAATGCCGGCCTTCGCGGCGGCGTAGTTGGTCTGGCCGAAGTTGCCGCGCTGCCCGGTCGGGGACCCGATGGTGATAATCCGGCCGGCGACGTTGTTTTCCTTGAAGTAGGCGTAGGCCTCGCGGACGCAGGTGAAGGTCCCGCGCAGGTGCACATTGATGACCAGGTCGAAGTCCTCATCGGTCATCTTCAGCAGGGACTTGTCCCGCAGCACGCCGGCGTTGGTGACCAGGATGTCCAGCCCGCCGAAGGATTCGACGGCGGTCTTGACCAACTGCTGCGCGGTCTCGGTGGAACCGACGGGAGCGACAACGGCCACGGCCTTGCCGCCGGCACCGGTGATGCTCTCGACGGCCTCGCCGGCCACCTGCTCGTCAACATCATTAATAACGACGGCGGCACCCTGGCGGGCGAGCTCCTGAGCATAGGCGAGACCCAGTCCGCGTCCGCTACCAGTAACAATGGCTACTTTTCCTGCCAGTGACATCTAAAGCTCCTTCGCTTCCACCGGTCTCAGACCAGTGTTTGGGGTTATCCTGAACTAAGATCAATGACAACGTATACCATTGAAAAAGTCAACAGTATTGAACCAATCAACGGATGAGGAACGATGTCCGCACAAACTACGACCAGGGGCAACGACGCCGACCTGGCCGAGAACGCAAACGGGGCCCAGCGTCTCCACACCACCGAACTGGCCAACGAGATCGAGTTCCTCACGGCGCGCGCCCGGTCCTTGGGGTCAGGACGGGCCAACAACATGCTCGCGGAGCTGGATTTGAAGGTCCGTTCCTATTCGGTCCTCTCCCTTGCATGCAGCGGCGAGAATCCTTCACAGCGCGAACTCGCGGACTTCCTTAGCCTGGATCCCAGCCAGATCGTCGCCCTGGTGGACCAACTGGAGCAGCGCGGCGCCGTCACCCGTGAAACAGACCCGCGCGACCGACGCTCCAAGGTCATCGTGGCCACGACAGCGGGCCGGAACCTCTACAAGCGCGCCGAGGGGATAATCCGCCGCGCAGAGGACCAGTCCCTGTCAACGCTATCGCCGCAAGAACGCGAAACCCTTCGCGATCTGCTCAAGCGCATCGCGTTCTAGACAGTTCGACCGGAAGCGCCGGCCTCCCCAGCGGGGAAGGCCGGCGCTTTTTGTTCGCACGGGCTTATCAGGCCGTGGCGGAACCTGCGCCGGAATCGGTCTGGACCGCAGCCGCGGGGCGGTGGCCCTGTTTGGCGAGCTGGATTTGTTCGTAGACGTGGTGGCGCAGTTCGGTGAAGCGTGGCAGCGAGCGAGTGTTGAGCTGGTCACGCTCGTCCGGCAGATCGATGGCCAGGTCTTCCTGGATGACCGTCGGCGAGCTGGAAAGGATGATCACGCGTTCACCGAGGTAGACGGACTCGTCGATGTCGTGGGTGACGAACAGGACCGTGACGCCGAGTTTGCGCCAGACCGTGCGGATCAGGTCTTCCAGGTCCGCCCGGGTCTGCGCGTCCACCGCGGCGAACGGCTCGTCCATGAGCAGCACTTCGGGCTGGTACGCCACGGCGCGGGCGATCGCCACGCGCTGCTGCATGCCACCGGAGAGCTGCCAGGGGTAGGACTGCGGCACGTGGGACAGTCCGACGGCCTCCAGCGCATCGTCGACAAGCTTGTCCCGCTCGGCCCGCGGCACGCCCTGGTTCTTCAGCGGCAGCTCGACGTTCTCGCGCACCCGCATCCAAGGAAAGAGGGAGCGGCCGTATTCCTGGAACACGACGGCCATCTTCTTCGGCGGCCCGGAGACGCGTGTACCGTTTAGCAGCACTTCGCCCTCGGTCGGCGCCATCAGCCCGGAGATGCACTTGAGCAGGGTGGTCTTGCCGGAGCCGGACGGGCCTACCAGGCAGGCCAGCTCGCCGGCCTTCAGGTCGAAAGTCAGGTTTCGCACGGCCTCGATGTCGCCGCCGTCGGTCTTGTAGACCTTTTTCAGGTTCCGGACCGAGAGCATGGCCTCGTTCCCGGGCAGGGTCTTGCCTGCCGGGGCGGGAGTGGTTCCGGGTGTTGTTTCAGACTGCATTTTCTACCTCTCGCAGGCCGTGGTACCAGCGCAGCACACGCCGCTCGGTCCACTGGAAGATGAATGACAAGGCGACGCCGATCAGGCCCAGGACCACAATCCCGGACCACATTTCCGGAATCGCGAAGGACCGCTGGAACTGCACGATCGTGAAGCCGAGCCCCGAGGACGAGGCGAACATTTCGGAAATGACCATCAGGATCAAGCCGATGGACAGGCACTGGCGGATACCGGCCATGATCTGCGGACCGGCCGAGGGAAGCACCAGGTACTTGATCCGCGCCCAGCCGTGGATGCCGTAGGTGTGCGCCGAATCCGAGAGCACCCCGTCAATGGCGCGGACACCTTCGATGGTGTTCAGCAGCACCGGCCACACGCAACCCGAAATGATCACCGCGACCTTCATACCGTCCGTAATGCCCATCAGCAGCATCAGCACCGGCACCAGGACCGGCGGCGGAATGGCGCGGAAGAATTCGAGCACCGGCTCCGTCAGATCCCGCAGCCACTTGACCGAACCGATCAGCAGGCCCGCGACAATGCCGATGATGATCGCCGAGACAACTCCGACGACCAACCGCCCGATACTGGGCAGCACATCAGAGAGGATCCGCTCCCCGAACCATGTCTCGGCAAACGCCTCGGCCAGCAGGGCCGGGGTCGGCACGAAGAAATTCGTCTCCCCCAGCGTCGAAGCCCACCAGATCGCAACCAGGATCAGAGGCAGTGCCAGCACGTATCCGAGAGTCTTCAAGAACCTCATACGATCACCTCCGAACGGATCGAGGAATGCCAGGACAGGGTCTTGCGCTCAATGAAACGCATGAGCAGATTAATGACGACGCCGATCAGGCCGGTCGCGAGTACCAGCGCGTACATCCCCGAGATCGCGCCGCCCGACTGGGCCAGGGCGATCTCCCTGCCCAAACCGGGCGAACCGATCACCAGTTCCGCCGTGATCGCCAGGATCAGCGCCACCGAGGCGGCAAGGCGGATGCCGGTCATCAGGTACGGCAGGGCCGTCGGGAACACCACGTGGCGGACCCGCGCCATGGAGCCCAGGCCGTAGGACTTGGCCGTCTGCATCGCCACATTGTCCACATCGGCGACCCCGTAAAGCACCTGGATGAAGACCTGCCAGAACGATGCGTAGACCACCAGCATCAGGGTTGATTCGATCTTCACGCCGAACAGCAGCACGGCCAGCGGAATCAACGCCACCGACGGTATCGGACGGAGGAACTCCACGGTCGAGTTGGTGAACTTCCGCAGGAACATCGACGAACCGATAATGAAGCCCAGCACCACGGCCAGCACGATCGCCATCACCAGACCGATCGCCCAGGCCAGCATGGTCTCGCCCACCGCAACCCAGAACGCCGTCAAACCGAAGTCAGTGACCAGCGCCGCGATGACCTCACTGGCCGGCGGCAGGAAGCGGGGCTCAACGATGCCCACCCGGGGAACCAACTCCCACAGCAACAAAAACCCGATAATGCCCGCGATCCCAAGCAACTGCTTCGACGGCAGCTTCTTTGCTGGCTGCTTTCCGCCCCGCGGGATGGGCGCAGCACTATTGGTTGTTACGGCTTCTTGGGTCATGGCAGCAGCTCATCCAGGTTCGGGGCCTCGCTCAACGTGCCGTACTTTGCGGCCGCTTCGCCGAGCGTCTGGGCCGCTTCACGGCTGAACTCCGGGCGGTATTCCGGCAGGGTCAGCTTTGCGAGGGTTTCAGCATCGATTTCGGTGTAGGTTCCGACAATGTCCCGGACCTCCTGCGGGTTCTCCTGCGCGTATTCAAGTGACTTGTTCATGGCCCTGGTGAACTTGTCCACAAGTTCCGGTTCGCTCTGAACCTTTTCGGAAGTCGTAAAGTAGCCGGCAATGTCAAGCTCGGGATGCATCTCCGTGAAATTCCACGAAATTACCCGGGCTCCCTCTGACCGCGCCTGGGTCAGGAACGGATCCAGGATCCACGCGGCATCGACCTGGCCGTTCTGGAGTGCTGCCGGAGCGTCCGGGAATGCGACTTCCACGAAGTCGATGTTGTCCGGGTTGCCGCCGTCCTTTTCAACCACGTGCTTGATGGTTGTGTCGCCGATATTGGAGAGATTGTTGACCGAAACGGTCTTGCCTTCGAGGTCGGCCGCGGACTTAATGTCGGAATCTTCCGGAACGACTACGGCACCAAAGCCTGCCCCTTCCTCACCGGTGGTGGAGGCCCCGTTGGCAACGAACTGCAGGTCCAGTCCTTTGTCGTTCGCCACCATCACCGAAATCAGATTGGAGAAAGCAAAGTCAAAACTACCGCTGACCACGCCGGGAACGATCGCGGCTCCGCCGGTAGCGGTCTGTAGATCCAACTCAAGACCTTCTTCGGCGAAGAAGCCCTTCTCGTCACCGAGCCAGATGGGCGCTGTATCCACAATCGGGATCACCCCGACGGTGATCTTGGTCAGTCCGCCGCTACCGGCGTCGGCGGGCGCCTCGGAGCCGCCACCGCTCGGGGAGCCACTGCCGCAGGCAGATAGGGCGAGCACTGAAACTGCGGCCACAAGCGCGGTCAGTCTACGTTTCATTTCTACTCCTTAGTGATCCCTTGGAGACACGGGATAACCTGAATGTTCGCTTAACGAACGCGTGTTCACCCATCAGTCTGCGCGACTCCTTTTGTGACGTCAAACACATCACCTCTTCGTTATAGACACGATACTCGGTGACGCCCCTATGCGGGACTGAATTGAACTTTTCAACGAATTGTGAAGCGAGATAACAAACGGGAGCTCACGACTCTCCAGTGTCAGAACTGCGTAGAATCGATGAGTCCTGGACGTGACAAACCTGCAACGGGATGGTGACCGGAAACCCATTTGTGGCTGGTTCTTTCGCGCGTATCGTGAGTGATAACCACAGGCCACCGGCCCCTGAGCGGAGACATGAGCATCCTCGTTCCGGCGGCATCACGTTTACACGGGGTCAATATGAGCAGGCAACGAGTTCTGGGGACCGCATCCGCAGCACTGCTGCTGGCTCTGACAGCGTGCAGCCCTTCGACCGGACAAGGGCAGTCACCCACGGCAAATCCACCGGCCACGGTCGCTGCCGAGCCCCAGGCCATTACCCCGCCTACAACTCCGGTTCGCGGCCCATCGGATCCGCCAGCGGCGTCGGCGCCACCGGTTAAGGCCCCCGCACCGACCGAGGAAAAGGCTACATCGCCTGTCACCCAGTCGGAAGTTTCAGTGAGATCCGAGAACGGGGCCGGAGTTCCCCTGACGATGTACTACATCGCAGTAGAAGACGGAGGTGCCTCCGGCGCGGAGATCGGCTGCAGGGACAGCCTCGTCGCCACCTATACGGAGCCTGTCAAGACTAACGATCAGGTCCAGGCCAGCATCGAGCACCTGCTCGCGGACGGGGATAGATTGCACGGATCATCCGGACTCTACAACGCCCTCCACGAATCCGCACTGACCTTCGAACGAGCCAGGATCGATGGTGACACCGTCACTGTCCACCTTTCCGGCGAGCTCAAATCCGGAGGCTCGTGCGATGACCCGCGGGTGGAATGGCAGCTGAGGCAGACCGCAGCCACTGCCGCCGGAGTCGGCGAGGCCATCATCCTGGTCAACGGGATCCGGATTGAGGATTACCTCAGCGGACGCGGCCCTGCCGCTCCCAAAGCACCAGCTGCACAGGCCGCCATTACAGTTCCTTTGACCATCTATTACATCGGGCTTGCCGGCGAGGAGACTTCAGGCGGCGGCATAGGGTGCGGCGACAGCCTCATTGCCACCCTTACACAACCTGTAACGTTCACCGATCAGCTTGGGGCGAGCATCACACATTTGTTGGCAAACAAGCAAGAGTTTCTTGGCGAGTCAGGCCTCTATAACGCGCTGAATTCCTCCGCATTGTCCTACCAGGGCAGCAGCTACGACGGCGATACCGTGACAGTTAAGCTGTCCGGCAGTGTTACGGTCGGTGGAACCTGTGACGGTCCTCGCATCGAAGCGCAGCTGGAGCAGACCGCCGCCACAGCCGCCGGTGTTGCCGAAGCCGTGGTGCTGGTCAACGGCATCCCAATTGAAAAACTCCTCGACGTGAAGTAGCCAGCAACGAGCGGGGACAGACGGGGAGCGTACAGTTTGGCCCCGAACAGCCGACTGGCCGGAACCGTTGGGGGCAGTTCCGGCCAGTAAGCCTTGGGGGAACTGGCCGGAACCGTTGGGGGAAGTTCCGGCCAGTAGTTTTATTGGGGGGGGTAACTGGCCGGAGCCGTTGGGGGAAGCTCCGGCCAGTGGTTCATGGGGTTGTGATGCGGGATTTACTGCCAGGCGTGGTCTGCCCAAGCTGCATCTCGCGAGTAATCGCTGCCAGTCAAGTTCCACAGATCGCCATCCTGGCCATGAGCTCCCACAACTCCGATCTGGTCGAGTGCTGAAGCCGGGCCTTGTTCTTTGTTGCCGGAGGCCAGCGGGCCCAAGGGCGCCGATGTGATGCCATAGGGAGTCATCGTCTTCTCTTCTCCAACAGAGCGGATTCAGTTTCCGGAGTCCAGGCACGGGCATAAATTCCCAAAGCCGCCTCTTCCCACAGTGTGAAGCCCAAGCGGTTCATCATCAGATGTGACTGGCTAAAAGTCAGATTCTGCGCACCGCGGCTAACCCTCGATTTATCTGCCCGGTACAAGTAGGCGTCAATAGCCCGCTTCCAGCGGCGACGCCAGTTTTGCACGCTTCCCTCGGCTGCAGTGGCGGCCATCAGACGGTGCATCGGTGCGGTTTTCGGCGCCAGAGTGGCGGCCAAACCGAGTCGGGCTTTGGCAGCGCCACGTCCAAGCTCCATTGTCGAGACACGGAGGTGGTTGTCCCAGCAGTAATCCCAGGAGAGCCGGCGGCGGTCAGGCCATTGCGGAGCCTTCGGCCCGTTGAGCATGGCCCAAGCAGCGTCGGAGAGCAACAGGGCGCCGAGGGCAGTGCGGCCTTGCGACTTGTTGAACCGCTGCGCTGCCCAGCTACCAAGTTCAGAAGACAGTTCGAAGACCTCTTCGGCAAGTTCGAGCCCTTCGAGCCCGCCGAATCTGTCCAGATCCGATTCCTGCACCAAGGCGACAGAATCCGTTCCTAGAGTGCCGATCAGATCCACGCTGTCCGGCGACACGACATAGTGCTGCTGGACTCGAACGGTTGGCAGGATCTCAAGGAGCCGGTTCCGGGCCGCCAACTCAAACCTTTGGAGGCTATCAAGGGCTGAGCGGTGGCCCAGGAACCGGACCTTTATGTGAGGCCCCACCTCATCAACATGGTGACTGAAGTACCAGCGGCCCACGCCTTCGCGGCGAGCGTGGGCCACCAGTGGTGTAACCAGTTCTCCTATGACGGTTTCGGCTACGTCTTGTCTACCCGTGTAAATAGACAGGACCCACCAGTAGCGTTTGAGACTGAGCTTTTCCGAAGAGCGTACGGCTGTCAGCTGGCTCATGCGCTTCTCCTAGATCTGCTCGCTGGTGGTTGGGGAGGGATAGCCGTTGCCGTCCTGGTTACAGGATCAGCGGGTATGCTGTTGCGGTGGGGCAGCTTTTTACCAGTCCCAGGCAGCCGTAACGATTGCGTTGGACTGCTGGCCCTGGTCGACTGCCACCGCAGGAGTGGCCGCCGAGACCGCACCTACAGCAAGCAGTAGACCTGCCGTAATGCCGGCGATCTTCTTGAAC belongs to Arthrobacter crystallopoietes and includes:
- a CDS encoding ABC transporter permease, whose protein sequence is MRFLKTLGYVLALPLILVAIWWASTLGETNFFVPTPALLAEAFAETWFGERILSDVLPSIGRLVVGVVSAIIIGIVAGLLIGSVKWLRDLTEPVLEFFRAIPPPVLVPVLMLLMGITDGMKVAVIISGCVWPVLLNTIEGVRAIDGVLSDSAHTYGIHGWARIKYLVLPSAGPQIMAGIRQCLSIGLILMVISEMFASSSGLGFTIVQFQRSFAIPEMWSGIVVLGLIGVALSFIFQWTERRVLRWYHGLREVENAV
- a CDS encoding SDR family NAD(P)-dependent oxidoreductase — protein: MSLAGKVAIVTGSGRGLGLAYAQELARQGAAVVINDVDEQVAGEAVESITGAGGKAVAVVAPVGSTETAQQLVKTAVESFGGLDILVTNAGVLRDKSLLKMTDEDFDLVINVHLRGTFTCVREAYAYFKENNVAGRIITIGSPTGQRGNFGQTNYAAAKAGIVGMVRTWALEMKKAGVTANAIIPVAATAMTKTVPFFQKAVEADERGEAMPDFFRKDLGFGTADDVAGLVAFLASDAAAKVTGQAIGVGGDRLQLWSHPEAVATEYKDGGWSYEELVERFDDLFGERLQSVGEEFPELPADLQPEAAGAK
- a CDS encoding ABC transporter ATP-binding protein; amino-acid sequence: MQSETTPGTTPAPAGKTLPGNEAMLSVRNLKKVYKTDGGDIEAVRNLTFDLKAGELACLVGPSGSGKTTLLKCISGLMAPTEGEVLLNGTRVSGPPKKMAVVFQEYGRSLFPWMRVRENVELPLKNQGVPRAERDKLVDDALEAVGLSHVPQSYPWQLSGGMQQRVAIARAVAYQPEVLLMDEPFAAVDAQTRADLEDLIRTVWRKLGVTVLFVTHDIDESVYLGERVIILSSSPTVIQEDLAIDLPDERDQLNTRSLPRFTELRHHVYEQIQLAKQGHRPAAAVQTDSGAGSATA
- a CDS encoding amidohydrolase family protein gives rise to the protein MAATAYELGIDAGAIEAVDMHVHVEIDSCGHVSLPPALNDASSKYFKAEERTPSLDSIAETYRGLNMAAVVFTVDARTKLKREPNSIEDMVEGAARNNDVLIPFGSVDPLTGADAIDRAKRLAGDYGVRGFKFHPSLQGFDPSDEQYYPLWEVLQEIGLPAIFHTGQNGMGAGLPGGYGIKLAYSNPLLLDAVAADFPEFQIIMAHPSVPWQDEANSIATHKANVYIDLSGWSPKYFPESLVKMSNSVLQDKVLFGTDYPLITPQKWLSAFADLPLKDEVRPKILKANAVKLLGLETGKKA
- a CDS encoding lantibiotic dehydratase C-terminal domain-containing protein; this translates as MSQLTAVRSSEKLSLKRYWWVLSIYTGRQDVAETVIGELVTPLVAHARREGVGRWYFSHHVDEVGPHIKVRFLGHRSALDSLQRFELAARNRLLEILPTVRVQQHYVVSPDSVDLIGTLGTDSVALVQESDLDRFGGLEGLELAEEVFELSSELGSWAAQRFNKSQGRTALGALLLSDAAWAMLNGPKAPQWPDRRRLSWDYCWDNHLRVSTMELGRGAAKARLGLAATLAPKTAPMHRLMAATAAEGSVQNWRRRWKRAIDAYLYRADKSRVSRGAQNLTFSQSHLMMNRLGFTLWEEAALGIYARAWTPETESALLEKRRR
- a CDS encoding ABC transporter permease — translated: MTQEAVTTNSAAPIPRGGKQPAKKLPSKQLLGIAGIIGFLLLWELVPRVGIVEPRFLPPASEVIAALVTDFGLTAFWVAVGETMLAWAIGLVMAIVLAVVLGFIIGSSMFLRKFTNSTVEFLRPIPSVALIPLAVLLFGVKIESTLMLVVYASFWQVFIQVLYGVADVDNVAMQTAKSYGLGSMARVRHVVFPTALPYLMTGIRLAASVALILAITAELVIGSPGLGREIALAQSGGAISGMYALVLATGLIGVVINLLMRFIERKTLSWHSSIRSEVIV
- a CDS encoding GerMN domain-containing protein, with the translated sequence MRSENGAGVPLTMYYIAVEDGGASGAEIGCRDSLVATYTEPVKTNDQVQASIEHLLADGDRLHGSSGLYNALHESALTFERARIDGDTVTVHLSGELKSGGSCDDPRVEWQLRQTAATAAGVGEAIILVNGIRIEDYLSGRGPAAPKAPAAQAAITVPLTIYYIGLAGEETSGGGIGCGDSLIATLTQPVTFTDQLGASITHLLANKQEFLGESGLYNALNSSALSYQGSSYDGDTVTVKLSGSVTVGGTCDGPRIEAQLEQTAATAAGVAEAVVLVNGIPIEKLLDVK
- a CDS encoding MarR family winged helix-turn-helix transcriptional regulator codes for the protein MSAQTTTRGNDADLAENANGAQRLHTTELANEIEFLTARARSLGSGRANNMLAELDLKVRSYSVLSLACSGENPSQRELADFLSLDPSQIVALVDQLEQRGAVTRETDPRDRRSKVIVATTAGRNLYKRAEGIIRRAEDQSLSTLSPQERETLRDLLKRIAF
- a CDS encoding ABC transporter substrate-binding protein, with product MKRRLTALVAAVSVLALSACGSGSPSGGGSEAPADAGSGGLTKITVGVIPIVDTAPIWLGDEKGFFAEEGLELDLQTATGGAAIVPGVVSGSFDFAFSNLISVMVANDKGLDLQFVANGASTTGEEGAGFGAVVVPEDSDIKSAADLEGKTVSVNNLSNIGDTTIKHVVEKDGGNPDNIDFVEVAFPDAPAALQNGQVDAAWILDPFLTQARSEGARVISWNFTEMHPELDIAGYFTTSEKVQSEPELVDKFTRAMNKSLEYAQENPQEVRDIVGTYTEIDAETLAKLTLPEYRPEFSREAAQTLGEAAAKYGTLSEAPNLDELLP